The Clupea harengus chromosome 5, Ch_v2.0.2, whole genome shotgun sequence genomic sequence TTGCAAAAAAAAGATCTCTAGCTAGAGACTCTAACCAGACCCAGAGACACCCAGCACGACCATTGACCCCTGAAGCCGTGTATATAGAAGTGGCTCTGATGCACACAGCGTGTGCAGAACACGTTTTAAAGATAGCACATTCATGATGGGTCACAGTGACATCTGCTAGAAAAGATGTCAGTtgctagtgtctgtgtgtgtgtttgtgctctgtgtgtgtgctctttgtgtgtgtgtgtgctttgtgtgtctgtgtctgtgtctgtgtctgtgtctgtgtctgtgtgtgtgtctatgtgagagtgtgtgtttgtgtgtgtgtgtgtgtgtgtgtgtgtgtgtgctctgtctgtctgtgtgtgtgtgtgtatatgtgtgtgtgtgtgtgtgtgtgtatgtgtgtgtgtgtgtctctgacacagtgacacaaagAACCGGTTGTGCGGTGGTGTCCCCCACTGTGTCCATTCCCCTGATTGGCACTGCTGGAGCACCCTAACAGAGTGGCACTTGTGCAGAGGTACTCAGACAGAAAGAGGTAGAGGAAAAAGGAGGAAATACAGAgatggaggacaaggaggagaagaaagagccCTTGAGCTCGAGTGGAATCTGTTGATCGGCTCTCAACTCCAGGATAACGTTCCCTACTCCTTATATGCATATCTTTTCATCATCACAGTCCTTACATTCTTTTCTTTGGCGCTCTCCACTTCTAAAGAAGACATCTTTGTAATCACCACCCCAAGAATTAGGAGATCTGGCTTTCGGGCCGTGTCCATGACGATGCCTGGATCGTTTCCCGGGCGACGAGTGGACCATCTCCATAGTGTCTGGGGCTTCTGtcacttgtgtgtgtcctcagcctCGCTTGTGTGCGTTTCGTGTGTTCTCAGTTGGCCTGTCTCTTAGTCTAGGGGTTTAGTATACAGTCAGTTCTTCCTCGTGGCACTTAATAGAGGCCTGGCACTCTAAGAGCGACTAGAATGTGTGTATCGAGGGTAACATTTTAAGGAACCCTGAAGCTTTGTAAATCAATTTGAACTGACACAGAAACTGTCAAACCCCTTCTCCCTCAAGCATAAACACAGCGTAACATGTATAGTTCTCTTGTACTCTTTTCTGTCCTTTACAATGGGAGTTGTGTACATCATTTTATCCAGCTAGCTAGAGCAGTTGACTGTGAGCCATCTGGTGTTGATTCGTTCAATGTAGCCACCTGGTCCTGAGAGTCTGACAATGAacttcagctgctgctgctgctacgcTCGAGGAGGCTGCTGTGCCACTCAACAGGGCCTTTCCCATTGAAGATGTCTGCTTGCCATTAGCACTCTCTGGCCGGCCACACTTTTCCGAGAGtgaagttgtgtgtttgtttccttcCCCTTGCCATGGCCACGGAAGAAAATAAGAGGGAGTCAAAACGGAGGGAGTGTTGTCTGTGAGCACGGTCTGGCCAGATGCTTCGTCCGTCTCAAGTTGAAAACtgtcccttgaacaataactgTGCTAAATTTAGCCCCTACTAGCTTGCCTGCACAGTGGAGTCTCCTTGGCTGATCTATCAGGAGCAGACTTTGAAGGATAGGTGGCGTGTTCTAGAATGAGGCCTTTATCTTTGTGTTGCTCCCCTAGCGACCTCTGTCACTATGTCAACTATTTTTAAAAGGAATCAACCTGCCTCAGCGCCCAGACAttgtgcacgcacacaaagaatgccttgttctgtgtgtgtgtgtgtgtgtgtgtgtgtgtgtgtgtgtgtgtgtgtgtgtgtgtgtgtgtgtgtgtgtgtgtgtgtgtgtgtgtgtgtgtgtgtgtgcgtgcgtttttatgttagtgtgtttgtgtttgtgatgtgtttatgATGTTTTTGCTTCATTAATGCACATGTTTTTTTGCGTGCGTGTTTTCAcacatattggtgtgtgtgtgtgtgtgtgtgtgtgtgtgtgtgtgtgtgtgtgtgtgtgtgtgtgtctgtgtgtgtgtgtgtgtgtgtgcgttttcatgttagtgtgtttgtgtttgtgatgtgtttatgATGTTTTTGCTTCATTAATGCACATGTTTTTTTGCGCGCGTGTTTTCAcacatattggtgtgtgtgtgtgtctggaacaGTGAACAGACTcttagaaggtgtgtgtgtgtgtgtgtgtgtgtgtgtgtgtgtgtgtgtgtgtgagagacagagagagttgtttctagtgtgtgttgtgtgagtgcttTAATGTtagtgagttttgtgtttgtgatgtgtttgcGTTCATTCAtgcacatgtttgttttcacatgTTTTCAcacatattggtgtgtgtgtctgtgtgtcaatgAACAGTGAACAGACTCTTAGAAGGCCTATTACCCGCCCCGCCTGACCCCCaccgccccacccccacccccccataacCTATACACGCAGAGCTCTGTTTTTTTCCAAACCAGACCCCCTCTACAGCCACGTGACTCACAGCCCTCAGTAAACACTTATGGGGGTGGGAAAAAGACAAACCTCCTGCCTCCAGAGCCTCATCCTTTGAGGACCGACGAGCTGACTGATGGGAATGTGCTTAGGGGGGAGAAGGCTGTGCAGTCATGCCTCAGGGCAGAGATGGCTCTTGGTCAGATAACGTGAAATATCTCACCGCACCGATGACTATGAGGAAATAGTCACGCAGGGAATTTTAGCAGTACTGTCATAGTCACCCAGCAGATCAGAGCCTGGATGCCATCCTCTAAAAGTGTTTACGAGGACCttttcaaacaaacaagctcAACTCATTGATGTAAATTTGGATTGAATGCTATACACTTGTAGTGGCCTTTTGATGTATCTCTCTTTGGCCGAATACGGACACTTATCTACTTCCGGACTACCCTGCACTGTTTATTTAAATAGAATGCAGTTCTGTATCTCCTGAGTGTGTGCAGGGCATTTGTCTCCTTCAGCCCGTGCCCAAACAGCTTCCTGTGTGTCTGGCACACGAGTCTCAACTACAGCCGAGCAAAGTCCATCATGACATTTCAGCACTGAGCTCACAGACTGGACCTAGCCATTCATGTCATTGTGCTAATCATTTTAGCCCTGAGCTCACAGACTGGACCTAGCCATTCATGTCATTGTGCTAATCATTTTAGCACTGAGCTCAGAGACTGGACCTAGCCATTCATGTCATTGTGCTAATCATTTTAGCACTGAGCTCATAGACTGGACCTAGCCATGTCATTGTGCTAATCATTTTATAGTGGGTGTTTGGGAAGGATAATTATGTAAGATGATTTCCATGAGTTCATGCTATTATGAGTGCCCAGACATTACATATTTGGTtttaatcgtgtgtgtgtgtgtatgtgtgtgtgtgtgtgtgtgtgtgtctgtgtgtgtgtctgtgtgtctgtgtgtgtgtctgtgtgtgtgtctgtgtgtgtgtctgtgtgtgtgtctgtatgtctgtgtgtctgtgtgtgtgtgtgtgtgtgtgtctgtgtatgtgtctgtctgtgtgtgtgtctgtgtgtgtgtctgtgtctgtgtctgtgtctgtgtctgtgtgtctgtgtgtgtgtgtgtgtgtgtgtgtgtgtgtgcgtgcgtgcgtgcgtgcgtgcgtgcgtgcgtctgtgtgtgtgtgtgtgtgtatgtgtgtgtgtgtgtgtgtgtgtgtgtgtgtgtgtgtgtgtgtgtgtgtgtggagcttctCTGCTGCCCCTCAGTGGTGAAAAAGGTGGTACACTCCTGATCCCAGGAGCCCTTTTCCTACTCACTACACATGAACATTTGTCTGTTCCTGTTCAGCGTTTCCCAAAGAATAAAACATTGCTATAAATGGGGAAATGTCCACTCTATATAATGTACATgggtaaaaaaaagttattttcaaTACATTGAATACGTTCAGTAATTGTGTTCAGTTCCCAGTTGATTTTACATCAAAAACACCTTATTTTTCCCTTCAACAGGAAATGGCCAAGAGGttacaggaagaggaggagttacAGATCAGAAGACAGAAAGCTGAGGCTGGGTGTCAGGAGGATACTCCACTCAGTGAAGGTAACTGCTCCGagacttaataataataataataataataataataataataacacacttAAAATCATATTTAAACAGCGCTTTTCtcagttctcaaagacgcttaaaataaagagataaaaaaattgataacaaaagaaaagaatacaaaaaacatggggtgtggggggggagtggtTAGTTGGGGAAGGCATGGCTGAAGAGGTGGGTTTTGCGGGCCCTTTTAAATgctataataatatatataatataataataacatcacTCATCTGGTGTTTCCATATTTTAGTGAGTTTGGGGTGGTTGGGACATCCTTCATAGGGATTCCACAAGGAATACGAAATTTGcattaaactctctctctctctctctctctctctctctttctgtctctctctctctctcaggtctgaTATCGCTGCAACTTGAGGTTCTGCAGCAGGTGCAGCGTGATGCAGAGCTCGCCCAAAGACtgcaggaggaagatgaggaggaagaggtggacaGACAACCacagaggagggtgtgtgtgtattgctatagtatgtatgtatgtgagtgtgtataaatgcacttgcatgtgtaagtgtgtgtgtgggtgtgtgtgtgtgtgggtgtgtgtgtgtgtgtgtgtgtgtgtgtgtgtgtgtacgtgtgtgtgtgtgtgtgtgtgtgtgtacgcgtgtgtgtgtgtgtgtgtgtgtcacagttccCTCTATACCTAAAATCCATATTACTCCTCTCTGATTGACATCAGGTtgtttccttctcctctcttctcttctcagagACGGCAGTCCGCAGTGTCTCCCCAGTGCCCCCAGGAGGCGCCAGACGTGGACTTCAGGGCAGCTCAGGTTGCCCAGGATGAGGTGAGGTTGTGCGGGTGATAATGATGAAACCGAATATTAGTATAGTATATAGAATATTGGTCATGTGATTGCCAAGCAATTACACTGTCAAGGACAATAGATTAGTCTGTTTGGCTAGAAATGGATCAAACAGAGCCTAAAACCTAAACGCTATATGCCACATGTTTACCCATGCTAAAACCATATATGTTGCATGCAGTACCCTGCAGGTTTAACTCCAACTATTGCAACTTTAAAGATGCTCTTTGTAGTATTTGTCTTAATCTATatcaattatatatttttttataagaACAACTCAAAGACAGAGTTGTCTGAATAATTCACAAGAATATGAGGAAAATATTATTTGTTATCTTCAAAATGACATTAGTTTTTCTGTCTAGAAGTGCTTACATTTTTTTGgtaacaaaacatacatactgtGGACTGTGCATTGATGCCCTCTGTAACCATGACAACTACCATGACAGTCCCTGACTGGCTTTACTCCCTCTGCAAACCATGTCCTTGACTGGGCCCTCCGTAACCATGACAACTGCCCTGACTTGGTTTCCTCCCTCTGTCAGGAGATTGCCCACTACATGCAGCGGCACGAGAGGAAGACCAACAGGAGGCCAAGCGACCACGCCGAGAGACAGTCCAGGAGTCCGGAGCAGAGCGAGGCCAGAGAAGCCCCCGAAAGAAAGGCACGTCTGTTCACCCGTTCACACATGTGGAGTGTTTactgtctctgctctctgttcaAAGTGTGCTTCTGTGTCCTTCTAGCacacattgcattgcaagtgtgtgttatCTTTCTTTCTGGTGCCATATTGTAGCAAATTGAAAGAATAACAAATGTAAACATTAGGAAATGAATAATTCATATCCTGGTGTGGTTAGGTACAAATTTCCACCACTGTACTCAATGAAGTCATAGAGCATTGAGTGGTGTGATATTATATGTGACGCATGATGGTCCTGTCTCATCCAGGTGGGGGCACTGCAGCTACCGCGGGAGCGTCTGAACTCTGAGGGGTTGAACTCCCCTGGAGAAGAGGGGTCCCCTGAACGCGAGCTCTCGCCCCCCAGCTACACCATGCTgtgagcacagcacacacacacacgcagaaacacacacagttatgctTTCAAGAGGGACCCTTGGTATATAAACAAATCTATTTTTAATTACATTGTAAACAAGGATTATTCATTTGATATTGTTAATATGCAAAGAAACATTGGTATATATACACTACTTTGGAGACAAATTTAAACTCATTGTATTGAGTTTAATAAATTCAGTTTTGTACCAAAGGTCCTGTAAAGGTACACTTTTttatgttattgttgttgatgatggatGCATCTGTTCCCCCATAGGCATCTGTGAGTTCGTTTTTTAATattgtttttcatccatgtaGGCAAACACAGCCGATTCACAACATTGCTGAGGAACTGGACCCAACATTTAAggccagaaagagagacagcctACTGATGGGCAACACTGCCCCATCAGGTCAGTATCAGAACTACAGGTCCTACATTACTGAGCCCAAAATTACAGGAGACTGTGTTCTGTTACCTTATTGTCTCCCATGCCTTCCTCAGGTATTTGTCTGGCCAATAGAACCCCTCATTCCGTGTTCTATGACTACCTGCCAGAGCCCGCTTTCATCCCGCCCACTAAGCGCCAAAGTGACAGACCAGGACGACCCAAAGccaaagagaagagggaaaactGCAAACagcagtgatggtgtgtgtgtgtgtggggggggggggggggggggggggggctgatgtaGATTAACATATCTGTGTGGAAACAAAACCATGGTGAAATGTAATATGGGTGGGTACAATCACAACATTCATGGAATGTGGGGATTTCTAAGCCAACAGAAATGCCTCAGAGTGGATTTAAAGTCTTTGGCTAAAAGTACAGGATAATGCAGATTGTAGGGGTGGGTTTTACCCTGGGTTTAGTCCATCAGAAGCAATGAACCTGGGCAATCATGAACTTTTGGGAGAATACACATTCAAGATAGTAGTAGGCTAACCAAGACTGTAGAAATTATGCTTAACTTTACATGTCTGGAGGGTGATCTCTAAATTGCTCTTTTTAATGGGACATACTGATAGATTTCATCCAGCTAGCATAGATGATATTAGCATGAACCTTCTTACTACCATTAATAGCAAAAGAAGGTTTTCACATATTTTCAATGGAACTTTGGATATGTAGTTCAGATACAAATAATTTTAGCTTACATGTCTAAGTATTGAATATGATAATCACTGGAGTGTTGAACTACGCTGTACTTTGTATTTCTTGAAATATTATGATGGTAGGCCAAGGATACACTGTGCACTTTAGATATGGATGGTGTTTTTTCAGGTGTTTGTTCTAGCAGAAAAACATACCCATTTAACTGCATTTTTGTAAAACCATAAGGAGAAATTAGAAAACCAGGTTAACTCATTCATTACCTATCAACAATATTGTCGGTTATTTTACAGATACAATCAATACCGTAACTAACTCCCATCACTATTTTCATATTGACATAAAAGAATATGTCTTTGTCGAATGACATTACAGCTCtcaatttttattttgtgttataTTTAGCTACTTGTAAAAGGCACTTAAATATTTTTGTAAGCAGGATAGGTGACCAATACCTCTTTGTGATAGATAATCAACTATTCGGAGCGCACATTTGGTATGTCTGTTTGCTGTGTAAATGTTCAGGAATCATATGTACACTgactgaaatgaatgatgtcagGATAAGACACATTTGTATTTACTAACTTTGAGAGAATAAGTAGATGAGAATTGGATGGGATTTTTTACAGCATTCCCTACAGGAAATGTCTCTGTTTGCACCAAGCTAATTTTCATATATACTGCTCAGTGCATTTTAAATAAACCGTATCATGAAAAGCGCTGTCTGCAGTGTCAGTGAATGTAATTATCTGTAAGCTTGAATGTATCGTGTTCCCTGTTGTGATCTGAAATGTGGATTACAGTATTGTCCTTGCAGCATTTGGATTCCTTTAAACCCCATTCAGAAAACTCtcttatccctctttctctctctgtcacacacacacacacacacaaacacacacacacacacgcacacacatgaaggagactctctctctgtcacacacacacacacacacacacacacacacacacacacatatggaggagactctctctctgtcacacacacacacacacacacacacatatggaggagactctctctgtcacacacacacacacacacacacatggaggagactctctctctgtcacacacactctctctctcacacacacacacagttatggaGGAGAAGAGCTTCTCACTGCCTACTGACCAGGCAGACACATGCAGTAGCTCCACCTATTGTTCCTCTACTAAAAACAGTAACTGGAGTAACTGATAAGTAACATAGAGAGACTGTAAATGGTTCTGCTTCATCAatcctgtgtgtttctggtgttcTGTTTAAGGGGTAGTCCTTCATTATAATCTCTATACTTTTTGTAAAATTCAGCAAGATTCTCCTCAAATTCCTGTAGCTGCGTGTGCACTCTAAaaaactcctgtgtttgtgcacagtcctggctctgtaaatgaaaaaaaaaaaacatggtttcAGCCAATTAACAACAAGCATCATACTCATGCATTGTTGCTTCAGAAGCACTGACAGAACAGGTGTATTTCACCGACTGTTGAAATCacatatcaacaatcttttgcCAGCATCAGGGACCACACCTTTAATTTAAAGGAGTTGTTTTAAACTCAATGAGGTTTTCAGCAGGTCGATCCCCAGTTATCACTGACTGTCAGCAGAAGGCACAGCCGCCCGCACCACACCTTCCACAAAGACAGAATGTGATCTGTCAACAGACCACGCTGTTTTTATGGGCTAGGCTGGTGACATGCCAGTCCAAAACATTTGCAAAGACAGAAATGTgacttttcctttttccttctttGGGGAGTTGGCTAATAGGCATCTACATACCCTAGTATtaatcttttcctgtgtgttcctTAATCTTTGACCTAATGTGAATCGTGAAGACAAAAGTGTGAAGTTTGCTCTGATTACAAAATCAGGTCACCCTTTATGACGCCATGCTTTGCTCCAACACTCGACTTTGAGGATGTGACCTCATAATTACAGCTGGACTAGCAGGAGCGGCACatataccccttttccaccggGGAAGTTCAAGGGCCAGTCCGAACCAGTTCTTCCCATTTCGACAGCCAAAGAACCAGCTCTTGGCCAGGAAAACACTTTGCTGTCCAACAAGACCAACGAAAACTTTGTGACTGGCGATttaaaaagccaaacaaaaacagagtTGTTTAGTGACCTACTAATTTCTAACTTCAGTGTTACAAATGTAAGATTCTAGTGGCTTCATGGCTATCTAGTATCTGACAGCTAACATTACCCAAGCAAGCAAAGCTACTGATCTCActtcaatgttatgtttgtaacATTAATGTTGCAACATTGATGTGAGAAATTAGTGGCAGTGACagttgcccacacacacacacacacacacacacacacacacacacacacacacacacacacacacacacacacacacacacacacatcaaagcagTAGTTATTGTGAGAAGAAGGTATGGTAGACCACACAAAGGTAAAAGTCTACAAAGGTTTCATCACACTGTTCACGCAGTGTCTCGTGCTATCAACAACATCTAGTCTTTAGGTAGACACCCCTACAGGGTGCTCATAGCTGCAAGCACTCAGCtacaaaagacaaacacacacaggcctgatgAGTCACCATGGCCACAGATGGATAGATTGGTCTGTTTTGACAGTAGTTCTGCCTTTTAATTACAGTAGATTAGGagacatttttgtattttgaatAGAGACATTGGTGAATTTGTGCAAGTAAATattcaaagtaaaaaataaacattttattcagaAGACAAAAACATAATAAATCTGTATTACCATCGCAAACACTAAACATGTATTTATTGTACGTAACTGTAAAGTACTGTACTGAAAATCAAATGGTTGATTTCAGGTTCTCTCTGACCAATAATAATACCATAATATTCACAATTTCTCCAGAGAAGCTCTATATACGCTAtaaaacattttgtgttttttactgTTTATGATCACCATTTATAATTCTTATTATGAATAACACGAAAAGTTAGGCTTATTTTCTAGGCTCAGTAACAAAATCCTTCATATTCTCCTGCTTAAATGCCTATCTTCTTTCCTTACACTTCTGGTACTTAAGGGATTCACAGCAGTTTGAAGTAGTGGTGAAAAAGAGAGCGCCCTCGACTGATCAAGACAAGGCCAGACATTGACACAGGACGGACAGTATGATAACTGCATTTCACCCCTGGAAGAGTGAGGTGTTCGTTTCATTACACAACCTTGATCTGTGCAGATCTTAAATTTACACTGACCGCCATTTAAAAGTCAGTTGCATTCAAAGCAAGTGGTTCAAGTGGAACCGTCAGTTACTATGATTTTAATACCATTTGTGATTGTAGGCCTTTTCCTCAAGGGGCTGAAACTCAACAGTCTCAAGTGACATCACATCATGCAGCTGCTCTTATGAGTCAAGCCACTCCTTCAATTAGGATGACCTGACCTTTCTAAACCAGCTAAGGCATTGTTTAATACAAAGGCCTCTGCCAGCAATATGTTTTGCTTGTCAGGTTCTTCAAAGTGTAcctattattatcattaacatCATTATATGAGTCATTTGATGCTAAGCAGTGTTTTTTAGAGGTGGGAACACATATTTCAGGCGTGTAACCCAAAAAGGATAAGGGACGTTTTTTGACTTACTTCAGCAGACAAAAAGGCATTTGCAGGTTTGCATTTTAAGGGTAACAGGGCCAATATAACGCCCACACCCTAATCATGGAGTACAATTAaattcatgcatgtgtgggcttacaataagaaaaaaagtgaaaaaagccACTCATTTTACAATAGCCAGTTCTAATTTCGTAGTCCTCCTTTACGTCGGTAGAGCAGTACCTGAGCTCCCTTAGaaccgactgtgtgtgtgaactggctTCAGCACCAATGCTCTAAAAGCTGCCTGGGTCACAGCAGTCTTAAGGAACTGAGATTTAAATACGTGGTCACATGCGGTTCCCAACGGAGTTAGTTCTCCTCGTCATGCGACTGCCTCGTGGGCGACCTCCACTCCTTCTGGAAGTTGAAGGTGGAGCTGCGGGGCCGGTAGGGAGACAAGAAGGTCTTCGGGGGTCTGTTCTTGTCATCCGTTCGATTCTTCATCAGGGCCAAAGCTGGGGTCTGGGGCAGGCCTTCATAACACTGGACAAGGAAAGATAAAGCCTCAAGCATTGCAATTTTGGGGGGCTTTAGCTAAGAAATGATTGAAATTGAATGTCTGTGAACTGCCTCGGTTTAGCATTACAAATGTGATATGACATAATGGTAGGACACTAGCCCAACTGTCATTAGAATCAAATGTGTGACTTCTTTGCTATGTGACTGTAATCTGCGTTGTGTCGACAAGCACAGTCCCATACAGGACTCGAACTCGCAATTTCGCAAATGGAAGGCGGGCGTGTTAGCAGGGAGTCTAAAACCATCGGTGTTAGCGCCTGTCGCTAGTGTGTCTCTTATGGTGTCGAGGAGTGACAACTACAACTACACCCTGAGCTTGGAGTCAAACTAGTTGTGCAGCCACTCACGCTGGTCTGACGgaggtgtgtgtcggtgtaGCCCGTGCTCAGATCCATCATAGAGCGGCTGATCTCAGACGCGGCAGGCTTGGGCCCTCGCTTCGGCGCGCTCGAACTCTGCTGGCCCTTGATCTTCTTCATGATATCACTGAGCGAGCTGAAGTTGTCCCATTGCGGTACTCGCAGGATCAGGGGCTTCTGAAGAGGCCGATGAGACAGAGTGAATGAAAACCAAGCAGTGCCCTAGATTGTGTAAATGAAAGCTGAAATACAATGTGAATCTTGAAATTATCAGATTTTTTGAGAGAAATGTGCTCCCATTTCCATTCCTTGATTACTTTCTGGGGGAATggatgggttagggttagttgaAATGAGCAAATGTCAGTTGTGTCAGTTTTGAACCCTTACAGTGTGAACTTACAGTGTGCTGGATAACAGATCTATAGAGTCCTAATCAAACTTTCACctttgtttttcctgttttgGTCTCTGGTTTGGGCACCTCCGGGTTGACCTCATCAAAGATGGATCCCCTTCTAAGTGTGGGCTCCCTTCTGCTGCTGGGGGACTGTGGTGTCGGCCCGGCCCGAGGACTTCTCACCCTCTCGTGTTCACTGAGCTTATCCACGCACTGTCTGTCCTCATCAGACTGTCTGGACAACCTCCGCAGAGCCCTGTGGAAGGGGTAAGGGTCACCAGTAGTttcagttaatgtgtgtgtactggtagCCAGTGGTTAGGGAGTTGTGTAGTGagccacctgacctggactcttatcccacccccacacctcaagtctgtgttacattaacacacattacattgcacattgcacattgctcattcaaattgcactcctgttttacattttgcattctactttgcactttattgtttttatattcattgtttatatatttgtatcgtatatattgtgtgtttttttcttatgtgtagtacttctttgtgtttttatgttatgtgtagtacttattgtgtttttatgtttactgtatgcacctatacaccagaaaaaaatccaagtaggtgtaaagcTACTTGGCAATGaatccaattctgattctgattctgagtaaACCTCACTGCCTGACACTTCAAAACATGTGCTAGCTACAGACTCTAGCACCCATAGTATTTAGCCTCCTTAGTAGCATGGCTGCTTTCCGTGTCCAAGGTTGTGAATTTGAGCCTGGTGTGGGACTGTGCTTATCCACATGACACAGGTTACATGTACACCAACACATAAAACACTATTTGTTTTTAAAGACTTGTTTCTGGTTTCTGTTTGGTCTGTATTGCAAAGAGTTTGCTAGACTGCTTTTTTGTTTGTGGGATTTTGCAGGCAATGTGTTGATGGAGTGTACTTAGTGGGTGCCAACTTCTTCACATTACGTCAAGTAAATTCCACACTAACCCTACCATTGCAGTGAAATGTATTACAACACAGATGCACGCATACACGAAAGACAACAATAGCTCGACACTGTGCAGTGGTGAAACAAGTTCCATTAAAAAGGAAGATTTATTCTTATCTTTCGGGGACTTCATCTTTGTCTTTTTACCTTATTTATCCTAACACTGACATGTGTTCTTGTTATGAGGCTGAAACAGTAGGCAACATGTGAAATTGATATTATCAGCAATGTCCTTTTGGGTTCAGTTTTCACCCACAGTAGTTCTTTGTGTACTTACCTGAAACTCATATGATTATCAATCCCTGAAGCTGGATTGGTGCCTATCCTGAAAATGGTTACAATAAAATTTTTGCAGATAATCATAGCATGGGCTACAAATACAACATAACAGAA encodes the following:
- the ccdc50b gene encoding coiled-coil domain-containing protein 50 isoform X1 produces the protein MTELEIDKSHLPRVLDEVLQRAALPWSNLGRGRDSTTPWGQLGWSGKRGELCECFAVLEDGALAHNLQEQEIEHFYNSNVQKSQLVQHDVRIARRLQDEEEQRMHLSRDRRRLEEQDFEYAQRIQDEMQRHAEEACRREEEDEEMAKRLQEEEELQIRRQKAEAGCQEDTPLSEGLISLQLEVLQQVQRDAELAQRLQEEDEEEEVDRQPQRRRRQSAVSPQCPQEAPDVDFRAAQVAQDEEIAHYMQRHERKTNRRPSDHAERQSRSPEQSEAREAPERKVGALQLPRERLNSEGLNSPGEEGSPERELSPPSYTMLQTQPIHNIAEELDPTFKARKRDSLLMGNTAPSGICLANRTPHSVFYDYLPEPAFIPPTKRQSDRPGRPKAKEKRENCKQQ
- the ccdc50b gene encoding coiled-coil domain-containing protein 50 isoform X3, which codes for MYRENKERTREDRKNTVCECFAVLEDGALAHNLQEQEIEHFYNSNVQKSQLVQHDVRIARRLQDEEEQRMHLSRDRRRLEEQDFEYAQRIQDEMQRHAEEACRREEEDEEMAKRLQEEEELQIRRQKAEAGCQEDTPLSEGLISLQLEVLQQVQRDAELAQRLQEEDEEEEVDRQPQRRRRQSAVSPQCPQEAPDVDFRAAQVAQDEEIAHYMQRHERKTNRRPSDHAERQSRSPEQSEAREAPERKVGALQLPRERLNSEGLNSPGEEGSPERELSPPSYTMLQTQPIHNIAEELDPTFKARKRDSLLMGNTAPSGICLANRTPHSVFYDYLPEPAFIPPTKRQSDRPGRPKAKEKRENCKQQ
- the ccdc50b gene encoding coiled-coil domain-containing protein 50 isoform X2, which gives rise to MTELEIDKSHLPRVLDVCECFAVLEDGALAHNLQEQEIEHFYNSNVQKSQLVQHDVRIARRLQDEEEQRMHLSRDRRRLEEQDFEYAQRIQDEMQRHAEEACRREEEDEEMAKRLQEEEELQIRRQKAEAGCQEDTPLSEGLISLQLEVLQQVQRDAELAQRLQEEDEEEEVDRQPQRRRRQSAVSPQCPQEAPDVDFRAAQVAQDEEIAHYMQRHERKTNRRPSDHAERQSRSPEQSEAREAPERKVGALQLPRERLNSEGLNSPGEEGSPERELSPPSYTMLQTQPIHNIAEELDPTFKARKRDSLLMGNTAPSGICLANRTPHSVFYDYLPEPAFIPPTKRQSDRPGRPKAKEKRENCKQQ